A single region of the Rhizobium sp. NLR16a genome encodes:
- a CDS encoding 2-hydroxyacid dehydrogenase: MSRIAILVPGKIHERVLERLKDRFEIIAVTREEKLALDSDTAGRIRGVAVSGAFPGAWMDQLPDVEVIASFGVGYDGIDVKRAAEKGIVVTNTPDVLNDEVADTAIGLLLNTIRELPRAEAWLRQGNWKPGTAYPLSRFSLKGRHVGLYGLGRIGVEIAKRLEPFKVKISYHTRSRHPDAPYDYHPTLKGLAEAVDTLIAIVPKTPQTHKTIDADILAALGPNGILVNVGRGWTVDEEALSAALASGALGAAGLDVFYEEPSVPSGLLEAANAVLLPHVASASVPTRMAMADLVADNLVAWFEVGAALTPVPETPQKAKRD; the protein is encoded by the coding sequence ATGTCCCGCATCGCCATTCTCGTTCCTGGGAAGATACACGAGCGTGTTCTCGAAAGGCTGAAGGATCGTTTTGAGATCATCGCTGTCACCCGCGAGGAAAAGCTAGCGCTCGACAGCGACACCGCCGGCCGCATCCGCGGCGTCGCCGTCTCCGGCGCTTTTCCCGGCGCCTGGATGGACCAGTTGCCTGACGTCGAGGTGATCGCCAGTTTCGGCGTCGGTTATGACGGCATCGATGTGAAGCGTGCGGCGGAAAAGGGTATCGTCGTCACCAATACGCCGGACGTTCTGAACGACGAGGTTGCTGATACGGCGATCGGCCTGCTCCTGAACACCATTCGCGAGCTGCCGCGGGCCGAAGCCTGGCTGCGTCAGGGCAATTGGAAGCCGGGCACGGCTTATCCGCTGTCACGCTTTTCGCTCAAGGGCCGTCATGTCGGGCTCTACGGCCTTGGCCGCATCGGCGTCGAGATCGCTAAACGGCTGGAGCCGTTCAAGGTGAAGATCAGTTATCACACGCGTTCGCGCCATCCGGATGCACCGTATGATTATCACCCGACGTTGAAGGGATTGGCGGAGGCGGTGGACACGCTGATCGCCATCGTTCCGAAAACGCCGCAGACGCATAAGACGATCGATGCCGATATCCTGGCCGCTCTCGGTCCGAACGGAATTCTCGTCAATGTCGGCCGCGGCTGGACGGTTGACGAAGAGGCGCTGAGTGCCGCCCTCGCATCAGGCGCGCTCGGTGCGGCCGGCCTCGACGTCTTTTACGAAGAGCCGAGCGTCCCATCCGGCCTGCTGGAAGCGGCCAATGCCGTGCTGCTGCCGCACGTTGCTTCGGCCTCCGTGCCCACGCGCATGGCAATGGCCGATCTGGTCGCCGACAATCTCGTCGCCTGGTTCGAGGTGGGGGCGGCGCTGACGCCGGTGCCGGAGACACCGCAAAAGGCGAAGCGAGACTGA
- a CDS encoding LacI family DNA-binding transcriptional regulator — translation MVQKIKLSTIAETLGISTATVSLALRDSPLVAGNTREKIKEQARALGYIYNRRAASLRTSRSGIIGVVVHDIMNPFYGEILKAIESELDRSRHTFILSNHYDNVEKQRTFIETLLQLGGDGVIMSPAIGTPPEDLQLAEENGMPAILVARSMDGLELPTYRGDDSYGISLATNHLIGLGHRSIAMIGGTDQTSTGRDRYQGYVNALRKAGIEVDPNLRIPGPRSKQGGFEAAVHFLSLPQKPTAAVCWNDLVAIGLMNGIARAGLVPGRDISVTGYDDLEEASIATPALTTVWNGQTEVGRLAARALLDRLAGSHEPDGMHLIKPEMRIRQSTSPHRPRA, via the coding sequence GTGGTCCAGAAGATCAAGCTTTCGACAATCGCCGAGACGCTCGGCATCTCAACGGCGACCGTGTCGCTCGCCTTGCGCGACAGTCCGCTCGTCGCCGGCAATACGCGGGAGAAGATCAAGGAGCAGGCGCGCGCGCTCGGCTATATCTACAATCGCCGCGCCGCCAGCCTGCGCACCTCGCGCTCGGGCATCATCGGCGTCGTCGTCCACGATATCATGAACCCATTTTACGGGGAGATTCTGAAGGCGATCGAAAGCGAGCTCGATCGCAGCCGTCACACCTTCATTCTTTCCAACCATTACGACAATGTCGAAAAGCAGCGCACCTTCATCGAGACGCTGCTGCAGCTCGGCGGCGACGGCGTCATCATGTCTCCAGCAATCGGTACGCCGCCGGAAGATCTGCAACTGGCGGAAGAGAACGGCATGCCGGCGATCCTGGTCGCCCGCTCGATGGACGGTCTGGAGCTGCCGACCTATCGCGGTGACGACAGCTATGGCATCTCGCTCGCCACCAACCACCTGATCGGTCTCGGTCACCGCTCAATCGCCATGATCGGCGGTACGGACCAGACATCCACCGGCCGCGACCGCTACCAGGGCTATGTCAATGCCCTGCGCAAGGCGGGCATCGAAGTCGATCCGAACCTGCGCATTCCCGGGCCGCGCTCGAAGCAGGGCGGTTTCGAGGCGGCGGTACATTTCCTCTCGCTGCCGCAGAAACCGACGGCGGCCGTCTGCTGGAACGACCTCGTCGCGATTGGTCTGATGAACGGCATTGCCCGCGCCGGCCTGGTGCCGGGCCGGGATATTTCCGTTACCGGTTATGACGATCTCGAGGAGGCCTCGATCGCCACGCCGGCGCTGACAACCGTCTGGAACGGCCAGACCGAAGTCGGCCGCCTGGCTGCGCGCGCGCTTCTCGATCGTCTTGCCGGCAGCCACGAACCGGATGGCATGCATCTCATCAAGCCGGAAATGCGCATCCGCCAGTCGACCAGTCCCCATCGGCCCCGCGCCTGA
- a CDS encoding TRAP transporter substrate-binding protein, with the protein MDRRSFFKKAGTAGAGAVAATALAAPAIAQENPKIAWRMTSSFPKSLDTIYGGAEDIAKHVAAATDGNFTIQPFAAGEVVPGLQAVDAVAAGTVEAAHTTSYYFVGKDPAYAFGTAIPFGLNSRLTNAWFYEGNGNTLMNEFYATQGMYALPAGNTGAQMGGWFRKEINTLDDLKGVKMRIAGLAGRIMEKVGVVPQQIAGGDIYPALEKGTIDAAEFVGPYDDLKLGFHKVAKYYYYPGWWEGGPTVHAFFNLEKWSNLPKHYQAALADACAFANTNMLAKYDMKNPTALKQLVAEGATLRPFSQEIMEACFQAAMGIYGEISANNQYFKKIYEDQTAFKRDAYLWMQLSEYTFDTFMMIQQRAGKL; encoded by the coding sequence ATGGATCGTCGTTCGTTTTTCAAGAAGGCGGGAACCGCCGGCGCCGGAGCGGTTGCCGCAACGGCGCTGGCAGCGCCTGCGATCGCGCAGGAGAATCCGAAGATCGCATGGCGTATGACGTCATCGTTTCCGAAGAGCCTGGACACGATCTATGGCGGTGCGGAAGACATCGCCAAGCATGTTGCCGCCGCCACCGACGGTAATTTCACGATCCAGCCTTTCGCGGCCGGTGAAGTCGTGCCGGGCCTGCAGGCTGTCGATGCGGTGGCCGCAGGGACCGTCGAGGCAGCACACACCACCTCCTATTATTTCGTCGGCAAGGATCCGGCCTATGCCTTCGGAACAGCCATCCCGTTTGGATTGAACAGCCGCCTGACCAATGCCTGGTTCTACGAGGGCAATGGCAATACGCTGATGAACGAGTTCTACGCCACACAGGGCATGTATGCCCTGCCGGCCGGCAATACCGGCGCGCAGATGGGCGGCTGGTTCCGCAAGGAGATCAATACGCTTGACGATCTGAAGGGTGTGAAGATGCGCATTGCCGGCCTTGCCGGACGCATCATGGAGAAGGTCGGCGTCGTCCCGCAGCAGATTGCCGGCGGCGACATCTACCCGGCGCTCGAAAAGGGCACGATCGATGCGGCCGAGTTCGTCGGTCCCTATGACGACCTGAAGCTCGGCTTCCACAAGGTGGCGAAATACTACTATTACCCGGGCTGGTGGGAAGGTGGCCCGACGGTGCACGCCTTCTTCAACCTGGAAAAGTGGAGCAACCTGCCGAAGCACTATCAGGCAGCGCTCGCCGACGCCTGCGCCTTCGCCAACACCAACATGCTGGCGAAATACGACATGAAGAATCCGACGGCGCTGAAACAGCTCGTTGCGGAGGGTGCGACGTTGCGCCCCTTCAGCCAGGAGATCATGGAAGCCTGCTTCCAGGCGGCAATGGGCATCTACGGCGAAATTTCGGCCAACAACCAGTATTTCAAGAAGATCTACGAGGACCAGACCGCCTTCAAGCGCGACGCCTATCTCTGGATGCAGCTTTCGGAATACACCTTCGATACATTCATGATGATCCAGCAGCGGGCCGGGAAGCTTTAG
- a CDS encoding gamma-glutamyl-gamma-aminobutyrate hydrolase family protein — MTKPIIAIPADIRSFDGATWHAVQHQYLSAALNAAGVMAFVIPAFEAGYDPDAVLDRVDGLLVSGSASNVHPSLYGAEATDRDGPFDPARDATSLPLIRRAIDRAIPLLAICRGIQELNVALGGSLASEIHEQPGIWDHRRPEGVDRDGMYAIRQTVHVKEGSCISGILGPGDIRVNSLHRQAIARTAPRLQVEATAEDGTVEAVSVIDARAFAVGVQWHPEYWAETDKASNKLFAAFGDAVRSYAARKLAVVAAQAIA, encoded by the coding sequence ATGACGAAACCGATCATTGCCATTCCTGCCGATATCCGCAGCTTCGACGGCGCGACCTGGCATGCCGTACAGCATCAATATCTCAGTGCCGCATTGAATGCGGCCGGCGTCATGGCCTTCGTGATCCCGGCCTTCGAGGCAGGCTATGATCCCGACGCGGTGCTCGACCGCGTCGATGGTCTGCTGGTATCAGGCTCGGCCAGCAATGTGCATCCCTCGCTTTACGGCGCCGAGGCGACCGACCGGGACGGCCCCTTCGACCCGGCGCGCGACGCCACCAGCCTGCCGCTCATTCGCCGCGCCATCGACCGCGCCATCCCACTGCTTGCCATCTGCCGCGGCATTCAGGAACTGAACGTCGCTCTCGGCGGCTCGCTGGCAAGCGAGATCCATGAGCAGCCCGGCATCTGGGACCATCGCCGGCCGGAGGGCGTCGACCGTGACGGCATGTATGCCATCCGCCAGACCGTCCATGTCAAGGAAGGCTCCTGCATATCAGGCATTCTCGGCCCGGGCGATATCCGCGTGAATTCGCTGCATCGCCAGGCGATCGCCAGAACCGCACCGCGCCTGCAGGTGGAAGCCACCGCCGAAGACGGCACGGTGGAGGCAGTATCCGTTATCGATGCCCGGGCCTTCGCCGTCGGCGTACAATGGCATCCGGAATATTGGGCCGAAACCGACAAGGCGTCGAACAAGCTGTTTGCCGCCTTCGGCGACGCCGTCCGCAGCTACGCCGCCAGAAAACTGGCGGTTGTCGCCGCGCAGGCGATCGCCTAG